Proteins encoded by one window of Emticicia oligotrophica DSM 17448:
- a CDS encoding MFS transporter — protein sequence MFIKNQKKVLNAWTMYDWANSVHNLVITTVVFPMYFLSTTSVKDANGNVINDVVNFFGFEIQNSILYSYTISAATLFLAILNPILTPLADSSGRRKFFMKLFCYLGAASCAYFYFFTKDTVNSAVVAFGLSIIGWGGSIVFYNSFLPVIATEDQFDSLSAKGFTMGYIGSVILLIVNLLMIMQPTLFGLTQADSDSGFTARISFLTVGVWWALFAQIPFYFLPKDEPKSFKTGRITTGVQELMIVLKEIRSRKLITKFLTAFLFYDMGVMTVIYVATIFADKELHIEKQGLIITLLLIQLIAIPGSYLASWLSSKFGNTKGLLVFIFIWGLMPLAAYFTTTQNEFYVIAAVVGLVMGGIQSLSRSTFAKLLPDDTKDTASYFGFYDIVEKLATTLGTLIFGAIGQITGDMRNSVLSILVFFIVGFVLLMRVPSKKVYH from the coding sequence ATGTTTATAAAAAACCAAAAGAAAGTGCTGAATGCTTGGACAATGTACGACTGGGCGAATTCGGTGCACAACCTTGTTATTACTACAGTGGTATTTCCTATGTATTTTTTATCAACAACCTCTGTAAAAGATGCCAATGGAAATGTGATTAATGATGTAGTAAACTTTTTTGGATTCGAAATTCAAAATTCAATTTTATATTCTTACACCATTTCAGCCGCGACACTCTTTTTAGCCATTTTAAATCCAATACTAACTCCATTGGCCGATTCAAGTGGCAGAAGAAAGTTTTTCATGAAACTTTTTTGTTATTTAGGTGCAGCCAGTTGTGCTTATTTTTATTTTTTTACGAAAGATACTGTCAATTCAGCCGTAGTAGCATTTGGGCTTTCAATCATTGGTTGGGGAGGAAGTATCGTTTTTTATAATTCATTCTTACCAGTAATTGCCACAGAAGACCAATTCGATAGTTTGAGTGCCAAAGGCTTTACCATGGGCTATATCGGTAGCGTTATCTTGTTGATAGTTAACCTTTTAATGATTATGCAGCCTACCCTTTTCGGACTTACCCAAGCCGATTCAGATTCAGGTTTTACTGCCCGTATCTCATTCCTTACAGTGGGCGTGTGGTGGGCATTATTCGCACAAATACCTTTCTATTTTTTACCAAAAGACGAGCCCAAATCTTTCAAGACTGGTCGCATAACTACTGGAGTTCAAGAATTAATGATTGTTCTTAAAGAAATTAGAAGCAGAAAACTGATTACAAAATTTTTAACGGCATTCTTATTCTATGACATGGGTGTAATGACAGTTATTTATGTTGCCACTATTTTTGCAGATAAAGAACTCCACATCGAAAAACAAGGTCTCATCATTACGCTCTTACTTATTCAACTCATTGCAATACCTGGTTCTTATTTAGCTTCTTGGCTTTCAAGTAAATTTGGTAATACGAAAGGCCTTCTGGTATTTATATTTATTTGGGGATTAATGCCTCTGGCAGCTTATTTTACTACTACTCAAAACGAATTCTACGTAATTGCAGCCGTTGTGGGATTAGTAATGGGCGGAATTCAATCGCTTTCTCGCTCGACTTTCGCGAAGCTTTTACCAGATGATACAAAAGATACCGCTTCGTATTTTGGTTTTTATGATATTGTTGAAAAATTAGCAACAACCTTGGGAACTCTAATATTTGGAGCAATTGGACAGATTACAGGCGATATGAGAAATTCGGTGCTTTCAATTTTAGTATTTTTTATTGTAGGTTTTGTACTATTAATGCGTGTTCCATCGAAAAAGGTCTATCATTAA
- a CDS encoding glycosyltransferase family 4 protein has product MKILYDHQSFSGARYGGVARYFYDLMHNLKYEQGVEVELALQFSNNDYLKNEDIKKVIPFSFFLGYGRTNMMFSHINRLNSALHLLRNNFDVFHPTYFNDYFFTFLSKKKPFVITHHDVIPEKFSTQYACLDGFDKYHKQKVLEKASKIIAVSENTKQDILEIFKIEPEKVEVIYHSTHFATFKPNDSIKINVPARYLLYVGNRDNYKNFDVYVEAIAPLLKKQDDLHLICAGNGKFTPTEQELFKSLNVEKRIIHHEIENDDVLYQLYNHALAFVYPSLYEGFGIPILEAFACECPVILSNRSCFPEVGQDAAIYFNPIDKEQIAHEVEKVIDNQALRRELIEKGKKRLQDFSPSITASKTLKVYQSIL; this is encoded by the coding sequence ATGAAGATTCTTTACGACCATCAGTCATTTTCAGGGGCAAGATATGGAGGTGTTGCAAGATATTTTTATGACCTTATGCACAATCTAAAATATGAACAAGGCGTAGAAGTTGAATTAGCTTTACAGTTTTCGAATAATGACTATTTAAAGAATGAAGATATAAAAAAGGTAATTCCTTTTAGCTTTTTTTTGGGATACGGACGGACAAATATGATGTTTTCGCATATTAATCGACTTAACAGTGCCCTTCATTTACTTCGCAATAATTTTGATGTTTTTCATCCAACCTATTTTAATGATTATTTCTTTACTTTTTTAAGTAAAAAGAAGCCGTTTGTCATTACACATCACGATGTAATTCCAGAAAAATTCTCTACACAATATGCTTGTTTAGATGGATTTGATAAATATCATAAACAAAAAGTATTAGAAAAAGCCTCAAAAATTATTGCTGTTTCAGAAAATACAAAACAAGATATTTTAGAAATTTTCAAAATCGAACCCGAAAAAGTTGAAGTAATCTATCATTCTACCCATTTTGCTACTTTTAAACCAAACGACTCGATTAAGATAAATGTGCCGGCAAGGTATTTACTATATGTAGGCAATCGAGATAATTATAAGAATTTTGATGTTTATGTCGAGGCAATTGCCCCACTACTGAAAAAACAAGATGATTTACATCTCATTTGTGCAGGAAATGGCAAGTTTACCCCTACCGAACAAGAGTTGTTTAAAAGTCTGAATGTGGAAAAGCGAATAATCCATCATGAAATTGAAAATGATGATGTATTATATCAGTTATATAATCATGCACTGGCTTTTGTTTACCCATCTCTTTACGAGGGTTTCGGAATTCCAATTCTTGAAGCCTTTGCTTGTGAGTGTCCAGTTATATTGAGTAATCGCTCTTGTTTTCCTGAAGTTGGACAAGATGCCGCCATCTATTTCAACCCAATAGATAAAGAACAAATAGCTCACGAAGTTGAAAAAGTAATTGATAATCAAGCTTTAAGAAGAGAATTGATAGAAAAAGGGAAAAAGCGACTACAAGACTTTTCTCCGTCAATTACAGCCTCTAAAACACTTAAGGTTTATCAAAGCATTTTATAA
- a CDS encoding glycosyltransferase, producing MRIIICDIYVRLVGHNLGHIQNILRFLETSPSNNEYVFLLNPEAKAIPSIKTSSKNVTITFFTDEEFAPFTTGMSIIKSTQIIWKHITRYTNEYKADKVIMMMLDMFQHTIGSTRFPAQLTGILFSPYPRVIPQDSTLRSKQKYTITKARKLFTTWWMCRNSQLKKVFIFNDLETIKTMNETMGTNIFTYLPDPVYDYPTRQDLIIREKYQIPLHKKILLAFGYIDEKKNVVNLLKALQDLSAEEASNICLLVVGKIRAEHHDALMESLNKAKELRPELQVAMESRFVDDDEMEAYVNQSDIISVAYINFFASSGVIGLAARHNKPVLATKFGVVGDLTREYGLGFTVDGFNPGEIKSAMIDFLKGKNAYPERASVFVSKHSSEKFIKTLLEIE from the coding sequence ATGCGAATCATTATTTGCGATATATACGTTCGATTAGTTGGACATAATTTAGGTCATATTCAAAATATTCTTCGATTTTTAGAGACTTCTCCAAGCAATAACGAATACGTCTTTTTATTGAATCCAGAAGCAAAAGCAATTCCCTCAATAAAAACTTCATCGAAAAATGTAACCATTACTTTTTTCACTGATGAAGAGTTTGCTCCGTTTACAACAGGCATGAGCATCATAAAATCTACTCAAATAATTTGGAAGCATATTACTCGCTATACGAACGAGTATAAAGCCGATAAAGTAATTATGATGATGCTTGATATGTTTCAACATACTATTGGAAGTACAAGATTTCCAGCTCAATTAACGGGTATTTTATTTAGCCCTTATCCAAGAGTCATTCCACAAGATTCGACACTTCGCTCCAAACAAAAATATACCATCACAAAAGCAAGAAAACTATTCACTACTTGGTGGATGTGCCGAAATTCTCAATTGAAGAAGGTCTTTATTTTTAATGATTTGGAAACAATCAAAACAATGAATGAGACAATGGGTACTAATATTTTCACTTATTTGCCCGACCCTGTCTATGATTATCCGACTCGCCAAGATTTAATCATCAGAGAGAAATACCAAATTCCATTGCATAAAAAAATTCTTTTGGCTTTCGGGTATATTGACGAGAAGAAAAATGTTGTAAATCTACTCAAAGCACTTCAAGATTTATCGGCCGAAGAAGCCTCTAATATTTGCCTATTAGTAGTTGGAAAAATCAGAGCCGAACACCATGATGCTCTAATGGAAAGTTTAAATAAAGCTAAAGAATTGAGACCTGAACTACAAGTAGCGATGGAAAGCCGCTTTGTTGATGATGATGAAATGGAAGCTTATGTCAATCAGTCGGATATTATTTCGGTAGCCTATATTAATTTCTTTGCCTCGAGTGGAGTTATTGGTTTAGCGGCTCGACATAATAAGCCTGTATTAGCAACCAAATTTGGCGTAGTAGGTGATTTAACGCGTGAGTATGGCCTAGGCTTTACTGTTGATGGCTTTAACCCTGGTGAAATCAAATCGGCAATGATAGATTTTTTAAAAGGGAAAAACGCTTACCCCGAAAGAGCAAGCGTTTTTGTAAGCAAGCATAGTAGCGAAAAATTCATTAAAACTTTACTCGAAATTGAGTAG
- a CDS encoding NAD-dependent epimerase/dehydratase family protein has protein sequence MKRALVCGAGGFIGGHLVKRLKSEGYWVRGVDLKYNEYNNGNADEFIIGDLTDPIVCHQVVEGGFDEVYQLAADMGGAGYIFTGENDAAVMHNSALCNLNMLHAAQQAGVKKIFYSSSACMYPEYNQLDPENPKCSEESAYPAAPDSEYGWEKLFSERLYLTYQRNLGINVKIARFHNIFGPQGTWKGGREKAPAAICRKVIEAEDGGTIEIWGDGKQTRSFLYVDECVEGVRRLMESDFSGPVNIGSEEMISINDFAKLIAEISGKNITIKNIPGPEGVRGRNSDNALIQEKLGWAPSKSLRDGITKTYNWIAEQATKEVEIV, from the coding sequence ATGAAAAGAGCATTAGTATGCGGAGCTGGTGGGTTTATTGGAGGTCACTTAGTAAAGCGTTTAAAAAGTGAAGGCTATTGGGTTAGAGGAGTAGATTTGAAATACAATGAATATAATAATGGCAATGCCGATGAATTTATAATTGGAGATTTAACAGATCCTATTGTTTGTCATCAAGTTGTTGAAGGAGGTTTTGATGAAGTTTATCAATTAGCTGCCGATATGGGTGGAGCAGGATATATTTTTACAGGTGAAAATGATGCAGCTGTGATGCATAATTCAGCACTTTGTAATCTAAACATGCTTCATGCAGCTCAACAAGCAGGTGTTAAGAAAATATTTTATTCATCATCAGCTTGTATGTATCCTGAATACAATCAGTTAGACCCAGAAAATCCAAAGTGCTCTGAGGAATCTGCTTACCCAGCAGCTCCAGATAGTGAATATGGTTGGGAAAAACTTTTTAGTGAGCGTTTATACCTTACGTACCAACGTAATTTAGGAATTAATGTAAAAATTGCTCGTTTTCATAATATTTTTGGCCCGCAAGGTACTTGGAAAGGTGGCCGTGAGAAAGCCCCCGCTGCTATTTGCCGTAAAGTTATTGAGGCAGAAGATGGTGGAACTATTGAAATTTGGGGAGACGGAAAGCAAACTCGTTCGTTTTTATACGTTGATGAATGTGTAGAAGGCGTACGTCGCTTGATGGAATCAGATTTTTCAGGTCCAGTAAATATTGGTTCAGAAGAAATGATTTCAATCAATGATTTTGCTAAACTAATTGCTGAAATTTCAGGCAAAAATATTACAATTAAGAACATTCCAGGTCCAGAAGGTGTTCGTGGACGTAATTCAGATAATGCTCTTATTCAAGAAAAACTAGGTTGGGCTCCTTCTAAGTCTTTAAGAGATGGAATTACCAAAACATATAATTGGATAGCCGAACAAGCAACTAAAGAAGTTGAAATCGTCTAA
- the bshB1 gene encoding bacillithiol biosynthesis deacetylase BshB1 — protein MKLDLVVLAAHPDDAEMSCGGTIASAIAQGKKVGIIDFTRGELGTRGTPEIRAAEAAAASKILDISVRENLGFRDGFFKNDEEHQMKLIAAIRRYQPEIVLANAIEDRHPDHGKGAALAIDACFYSGLRMIKTFDFDGSEQLAWRPKALYNYIQDRFIKPDLVVDISKYWDLKEASIRAYRSQFYDPNSKEPESYLTSPEFLEFLKARSQEMGHMIGAKFGEGYTKTKMIGITDFFNLI, from the coding sequence ATGAAATTAGATTTAGTTGTACTTGCCGCTCATCCTGATGATGCTGAAATGTCTTGTGGTGGAACGATTGCTTCTGCAATTGCACAAGGTAAAAAAGTTGGAATCATTGATTTTACTAGAGGAGAACTAGGTACTCGTGGTACTCCTGAGATAAGAGCAGCAGAAGCCGCCGCCGCTTCTAAAATCTTAGATATATCAGTTCGTGAAAATCTAGGATTTCGAGATGGTTTCTTTAAAAATGATGAAGAACACCAAATGAAATTAATAGCTGCAATCAGAAGATACCAACCTGAAATTGTTTTGGCGAATGCTATTGAGGATCGACATCCTGACCATGGAAAAGGTGCAGCTTTGGCAATTGATGCTTGTTTTTATTCAGGTCTAAGAATGATAAAAACCTTTGATTTTGATGGAAGTGAGCAACTGGCTTGGCGTCCTAAAGCACTCTACAACTATATTCAAGATAGATTTATTAAACCTGATTTAGTGGTTGATATTTCAAAGTATTGGGATTTAAAAGAAGCTTCTATTAGGGCTTATAGAAGCCAGTTTTATGACCCAAATAGTAAGGAGCCGGAATCTTATTTGACAAGTCCTGAGTTTTTAGAATTTCTAAAAGCACGCTCTCAAGAGATGGGGCACATGATTGGAGCAAAATTTGGTGAAGGTTATACAAAAACAAAGATGATTGGTATTACTGATTTTTTTAATTTGATATAA
- a CDS encoding M23 family metallopeptidase, with translation MKKAILPIIIVLALSTSTFAQRERGLKINKPNIPTNQKDSKAKDKNFNKSNKNDDEFSFEEEPKLRFVNEFEAPKAVESAPSVKIEPIKEVNTAVHEDTSTIDEGEVQIVEIEDEAQFVGSEEMVKIASYFSVWDTDSVDPYGIDAKEFDDVVPIKLYDISQGRYWSGPMAKGVTNSQFGWRWRRWHTGTDLDLETGEPILAAFDGIVRVASTRGGYGRCVVLRHYNGLETLYGHLSKINFEPNTVVKAGDEIGKGGNTGRSSGPHLHFETRYEGNPFDPRNIFSFSPNQINIISQDFLLTSRVYDYLRGGASKGDFEFDEPVAVSRKVWYRVRSGENLSEIANKFNTSVGELCKLNKIRSSTRLKVGYRLRVK, from the coding sequence ATGAAAAAGGCTATATTACCAATTATTATAGTGTTGGCATTATCAACATCCACCTTTGCACAACGTGAAAGGGGGCTGAAGATTAATAAGCCTAATATTCCTACCAATCAGAAGGATTCGAAAGCAAAAGATAAAAATTTCAATAAATCGAATAAAAATGATGATGAGTTTAGCTTTGAAGAAGAGCCTAAACTTAGATTTGTGAATGAGTTTGAAGCTCCGAAAGCAGTAGAATCTGCCCCTTCTGTAAAAATAGAACCTATTAAAGAGGTTAATACGGCAGTCCATGAAGATACTTCAACTATTGATGAAGGTGAGGTGCAAATTGTAGAAATTGAAGATGAAGCTCAATTTGTTGGTAGTGAAGAAATGGTGAAAATTGCCAGTTATTTTTCTGTTTGGGATACTGACTCGGTTGACCCTTACGGCATTGATGCTAAAGAATTTGATGATGTGGTGCCAATAAAATTATACGATATTTCTCAAGGACGTTATTGGTCTGGTCCAATGGCAAAAGGTGTTACCAACTCACAATTTGGTTGGAGATGGCGTCGTTGGCACACAGGAACTGATCTTGATTTAGAAACAGGCGAACCCATTTTAGCGGCATTTGATGGTATTGTTCGTGTGGCAAGTACACGTGGAGGCTATGGTCGTTGTGTTGTTTTACGTCATTACAATGGTTTAGAGACACTTTATGGCCACCTTTCTAAAATAAATTTTGAACCAAACACAGTTGTGAAAGCTGGTGACGAAATTGGAAAAGGTGGAAATACAGGTAGGAGCTCAGGCCCGCACCTTCACTTCGAAACACGTTATGAAGGAAATCCTTTCGACCCAAGAAATATTTTTAGCTTTAGTCCCAATCAAATCAATATCATTTCACAAGATTTTTTACTCACTTCTCGTGTTTATGATTATTTGCGAGGTGGAGCAAGTAAAGGGGATTTTGAATTTGACGAACCAGTTGCGGTTAGTAGAAAAGTTTGGTATAGAGTTCGTTCAGGTGAAAATTTAAGTGAAATTGCCAATAAGTTTAATACAAGTGTAGGCGAATTATGTAAATTAAACAAGATTCGTTCTTCTACCCGTCTTAAAGTGGGATATAGACTTAGGGTAAAATAA
- the trxB gene encoding thioredoxin-disulfide reductase: protein MTQEKVDVLILGSGPAGYTAAIYAARAGLKPMMYQGGQPGGQLTITTEVENFPGYPEGIQGPEMMEDFRKQAERFGLDNRYGMATKVDFSTPGAHKVIIDDAQEIVAKTVIIATGASAKWLGLESEQRLNGYGVSACAVCDGFFFRGQEVAIVGAGDTACEEAHYLSKLCKKVYMLVRRDEFRASLIMQERVKNTPNIEVLFNTETLEVLGKDGVTGARIKNSKTNEESVIDVTGFFVAIGHQPNTQIFADFIKLDTEGYIETEKGSSRTNIEGVFACGDAQDKIYRQAVTAAGSGCMAALDAERYLAAQGLH from the coding sequence ATGACACAAGAAAAAGTAGATGTATTAATTTTGGGCTCAGGCCCAGCGGGTTATACAGCAGCAATTTATGCTGCACGTGCAGGTTTGAAACCAATGATGTATCAAGGTGGGCAGCCGGGTGGTCAATTAACAATTACTACTGAAGTTGAAAACTTTCCTGGTTATCCAGAAGGTATTCAAGGCCCTGAAATGATGGAAGATTTCAGAAAACAAGCGGAGCGTTTTGGCTTAGATAATCGCTATGGTATGGCAACTAAAGTAGATTTTTCTACACCTGGTGCCCACAAAGTAATTATTGATGATGCACAAGAAATTGTTGCTAAAACCGTTATTATAGCTACGGGTGCTTCTGCAAAGTGGTTAGGTTTAGAGTCAGAACAACGTTTGAATGGATATGGTGTTTCTGCTTGTGCAGTTTGTGATGGTTTCTTTTTCCGTGGACAAGAAGTAGCCATCGTAGGAGCAGGTGATACTGCTTGTGAAGAAGCACACTATTTATCAAAACTTTGCAAGAAAGTGTACATGCTGGTTCGCCGTGATGAGTTTCGTGCATCTTTAATCATGCAGGAACGTGTGAAAAATACGCCGAATATTGAGGTACTTTTCAATACAGAAACACTTGAAGTTTTAGGTAAGGATGGTGTAACAGGTGCAAGAATCAAAAATAGTAAAACCAATGAAGAAAGTGTTATTGATGTGACAGGTTTCTTCGTGGCAATTGGACACCAACCGAATACACAAATTTTTGCAGATTTTATAAAATTAGACACTGAAGGCTACATCGAAACTGAAAAAGGAAGTAGCCGTACAAATATTGAAGGAGTTTTTGCTTGTGGCGACGCCCAAGATAAAATCTACCGTCAGGCAGTAACAGCCGCAGGAAGTGGCTGTATGGCAGCTCTCGATGCTGAAAGATATTTAGCTGCTCAAGGTTTGCACTAA